The window GAACACAAAGATCATCACGGCGGCGTCCTGCATGTCGAGGCTGGCGAAGCGATCGATGTCGCGGCTTCGCACCGAAGAAACAAACAGCGTTACCAGCCGGCCGTCATCCGGATGCGGAATGCTCATGGTCGCCGCAGGCACGCCGCGCAGCGCCGATTGCACGAGTTCACCCAGCCGCCGCGAGAAAGACGGATGAAACGCGGCAATCTCGGCCTTATGCAACCGCAGCGGGCCGGTGTCCGAGCTCAACAATTCCGCGGCCTTGTTCGCGCGAATGACCTTCGCCGAGCGATCGAGCAGGATCACGCCGCTCGAAAGGAGGTCCAGCGCCTGGGATTCGGCACTCTGCAGCGCCCTGTATCCTTGCAGGCGAAAGCCCAGCGCCGTTGAGCGTCGCATATGCGGCACCAGGCGCCTCAACGTCGCCATTTCCCCGCTCCTCAAAAGGCCCTTGCCGTTCGGAGCGGCACAGGTTGAACGCAGCGGTGAAACCGCGCCGGTTTTCGAGTGGGATCATGGCGTTATGCGCCACGTCCTGCGGCCGAAAGACCTCGTCGTAGTACGCGGTTTTCTTCAACTCGGATAACGATATGATTTCATCCGAAGCGACCAGCACGCCCGCCGGCTGTCTGTCCATGTACAGCGAAAGCGGATTTTGGACGTGCCGCTCGCGGAAGGCGCGCAAGCATTCCTCGCTCGATCGCGTGGTGTGGCTAAAATAGACCTTGCTGGCGCCGATAACCTGGCCGAATAGCGCACCATTAAGGCTGCCGGTGAGGTCGGCGATCCCGGCGAGGACATCGGACCATAGCGTCTCCTCCATGGTGGCGTCGTAAATCAAATCCAGCAGTCGCTCCGGAATCTCGCTCCCGGCTTTCATCCGCCCACCCAAATGTTATCAAGCGTCCACTGGGATATGGAACACTCGATTTGCGCCATCCCCGAATCCAAACGCTGTCATGACTTGCAGAGTACCTCAAGCCGTGGATGGCGCCGCCGTGCTTAGATTTTGTGCTCCATCCGGACCAAACAAATTCTCTCGCGCTCGAACTCAATGCGTCGTCCGGCTAAGGACCGCGTCGCCTCTCCGATCACTTGGTTCCACCAAACCGCTTTGCCAGCCGATCGCGTTTGCCCACGACGGACAGCCCGCGCCCCAGCAACGCCGGTACGCCCGTTGACCGCGCACAACGGGTCGCACACATGCTGACGGAAGTAGCCGACATAGCGGCTCCGAATTGCAGACAAGCACATCAACGGGTGTGTCTCGCACGCCACAACTACCGCGGAATTGGTGCGATATCACCCTATAGGATGAAGCGACCAGCGTTACCCTTCGCTACCAGTTCGACATCGAATCCGTGCAGGCCCAGGCTCTCCCGCCAACGTTGAAAGATGCCAGACATGCGAGTCTCACAGTCCAGCTGGGACGCCACCAAGGCCGATGGCCCCCGCTGCAAGATGCGACGTGGATTGCTTACAGCCGGAGGGGGCGGGCCGGTGTATGATGTTGGTGTCATTGTGATTATTGCCAGCGCGTTGCTTGTCGGAATCGGCAGCGCCCACGCCGCCGATCTGGGCGCCCGGCCCTACACCAAGGCTCCGGCCTACGTTGCTCCGCAAATTTACGACTGGACCGGATTCTATGTCGGCGTCAACGCCGGGATCGGCGTCGGCCGCAACCGGACCGATCACAGTGTTCTGCCGGACGTTGCGTTCGGTCATTTCTATTCGCAGCCGCAGGGCTTCGCCGGCGGCGGGCAGCTCGGCTACAATTGGCAGACCAACAGCTCCTTCCTCGGTCTTGGCCCGATGGTATTCGGCCTCGAGGCCGACATTCAGGGCGGCGATATGCGCGACGGTCGCACCACGCTGCTGGGGGACTTCTTTAGCACGAACTTCAATCAACAGATCGACTGGTTCGGAACCGTCCGCGGCCGCGTCGGCATCGCGAATGGTCCGGTCCTCAGCTACGTCACCGGCGGCTACGCCTACGGCAACGTCAAGACAACCACGACACAAACCGAGTTCTTTGGTGCTGTTTCGACGGCATCGACCAACCGCCTGCAGAGCGGATATGTCGTCGGCAGCGGCGTCGAAGCCGCGCTGGGCGGTAACTGGACCGGCAAGATCGAGTATATGTATGTAAACCTCGGCAACAACACTGATGCCTTTACGGGAGCGTTCGCCCTTCCGCAAACCGTCGCGACCGACGTTCGCGAGAACATCTTTCGGGTTGGCCTGAACTATCGCATCGGCGGCAACAGCGCCTATGTGCCTGTCGCTGTGGCCAACTGGACCGGCTTCTATCTCGGCGGCAATGTTGGTTCCGGCGTTGCCCGCGACCACAGCTCGCTCAGCCGCCCGTTGATTGGAGAATTTACGGAAACGTTCAACCTTGCGCCGGACGGGTTTAATGGCGGCATGCAGGCCGGTTACAACTGGCAGGCGGGAAACATCGTGTTCGGTCTCGAAGCCGACATTCAGGGCTCGAGCCAGCGCGACAACAAGGCCTGCTTTGATCTCTGCCTCCCTGGTGTGATCGCTATCGCTTTTGACTCCAAGCTGCCTTGGTTTGGCACCGCGCGCGGCCGCATCGGGTATTCGGTCGGCTCAACGCTGTTCTACGCCACCGCTGGTTACGCCTACGGCGGCGTCAAGACGGATGTCACCACGATCAATTTCCCAGGTATCGCAGCCTCCACGGGCCTGCGCGCGGACCGCGGTGGCTACGCCGTCGGCGGCGGCATTGAGACGCCCCTCACTTTCCTCGGCCTGTTCGGCCCAAATTGGACAACAAAGGCCGAATATCTCTATGTCGATCTTGGTCGCACAACGGGAACAGTCGTGAATGCGGTCGGCGCGACCTACGACCTCTCGACCAAGGTGGAAGAGCATATCTTCCGCAGCGGCATCAACTACCACTTCAATTCGCCGGTGGTTGCGAAATACTGATCGCATACAGCGGCGAATATAAAACTTGGGCCTCGTGCAAGCTAAAATCACCCCGCTTAGGGGCTGATTGGGTGTCATACGCTGAGCTGCTTAATGTACGAGAGCATGATTGGATCGAACAAAACGCCAGGGCTCTTCATCGCGAGTTGTCCGTCGTCAGATAATCGTCCGTGAAGAATACGGCTATGAGGTCGTGACCGACGTACTGTCGCGGCAGGAGCGGGAAGACATCGCCAACAACTACAAGCGCGCCGCCGGCTTCCAGGTCGAGGCGCTGAACACCAAGCCGGGGATCGTGCCGCGTTTGGGCTGATAATGGCCCCCCTCGCGATCGCTCCCTGATCGGGTTCAATCGTGCAAGGGAACCTTCTGGAGCGCCGGCGCTTTGTTCTCGGACACGAAAGCGCTGGAAAGCTCAAGGGGCAGATGTTCTCATCGGAAGAGACACGGCATGCGGATCTGCGCGGCGGAACACCGCCATGGCAGCGGCCGCTTCAGCCGTTCCGTCCGCCACCAGAGGCCGACATCCGCTGCGATGTTGCGATTGTGGGCGCCGGCATCACAGGCTCGCTGGCCGCCGAACATCTGACGTCCCGGGGACTCCAGGTCTGCGTGATCGATCAGCAGAAGCCCGGGCTGGGCAGCACCGCGGCCAGCACATCGATGCTGCAATGGGAGATCGACAATCCGTTGCGCGATCTCGCCTCGCGTTATGGTTTTGAGCGCGCGGCGCGGGCCTATCATTACAGTCTCGCCGCAGCGTCGGGCCTGGTGGCGTTGGCGAATGAACTCGGCATTCCCTGCCAGCTTCGTCCCCGACATTCGATCTATCTGGCCGCCGGCGACGTCGACGCGCGCCAGTTGATGATCGAACACGATCTGCGCCGCCGCGCCAACCTGCCCGGCGAGTTCATCCCGCGCACAAACCTGATGGACCATTTCGGCTTCGACCGGGACGGCGCGATCGTCTCGCCCGGTTCGGCCGATGCCGACCCGCTGCAACTGGCCAGCGGCCTGCTGGCGATTGCGCTCTCGCGTCAAGCGATTGTCTGCGACGCGCAAGCCGTGGCGTATCATGACGATTCCCGGGAAGCGATCGTCGAGCTTGAGAGCGGCCATGTCGTCGCAGCACGACACGTCGTGCTGGCGACGGGATATGCCCTGCCTGATATCGTCAAGCCCCAGCTTCACCAGATCGCATCGAGTTGGGCGATCGCGACCGCGGTCCAGCCGCCCGGCACGTTGTGGCGCGACGGCATGCTGGTCTGGGAGGCATCGACCGACTATCACTATGCCAGGACCACGACCGACGGCCGGATCGTGTTCGGCGTCGAAGACGACGACCAGCTCACCGAGCCCGACAAACGCGACGGTTGCATCCCGGCGAAAAGCGCCACCCTGGCGCGGGCCCTTGCATCGCTGCGCCCGGACGCCGACACCACGATCGACTATGCCTGGGCCGGGGCCTTCGGAAAGACCGACGACGGCTTGCCGTTGATCGGTCTGGTTCCCGGCCATCCGCGGATTTATGGGGCCTTCGGTTATGGCGGCAACGGCATCACCTTCAGCTACCTGGCGTCCCTGATCATCGCCCGCATGATCGCGGGAGACCATCGCAAAGAGTTTGATGATTTTGCCCTGGACCGTGCCGGCTGAAGAGTCGTGTCGGTCATAACGCTTCGGTGAATTATCCTCCTCTGACGCGCCGTGGTGAACGTTCAACCTGTAGAAGACACTATTCCATCCAACGTACGGAATGGAATTTCGACGGCCCCAGAAGCCCCCATTCCGTACACTTTGCGGAATAGTGCCTTCCGTCGAAACGCCCTTCATTCAACGGAGCTCACCCGACACATTCCGTTTGAAAGCAGCCACATGGAGAGGCTGCGCAACGGAGACAGGACCATGAAGCTCTTTTACCATCCGCTGTCCGGCCACTCTCACCGCGCACGTCTCTTCCTCTCGCTCATCGGTCAGCCTTTTGAGGCCGTCGAGGTGGATCTGAGCAAGGGCGAACACAAGCGGCCGGAATTTCTCAAGCTGAACAGCTTCGGCCAGGTCCCCGTTCTGGTGGACGGCAAGACCGTCATTTCGGATTCCAATGCCATCATGGTCTATGTCGCGAAAAAGCGCGGCGAGATCGGCTGGCTGCCGGAGGATCCGACAGCAGCCGCAGCCGTTCAGCGCTGGCTTTCTGTCGCGGCCGGCCAGTTGGCCTTCGGGCCTGCCGCCGCGCGACTGATCACCGTGTTCGGCGCCAAGTTCCACCCGGAAGAAGTCATCGGGCGGGCACACGCCCTGCTGAAAGTCATCGAGGAAGAGCTGGCCGCCAGGGATTGGCTCGCAGCCGATCACGTGACCATCGCCGACATCGCGATCTACAGCTACACGGCGCGCGCGCCGGAAGGAAATGTCGACCTCTCCGGCTATCCGAATGTCCGGGCCTGGCTGGATCGCATTGAGCAGCTGCCGGGCTTCATTCCGTTCGTCAAAACGCCTGTCGGCCTGACTGCAGCCGCGTAAATCTCCTCCTCGGAAACGAGCCATGGCGTTGAAGAATATGGCGTTGAAGAATATGGCGATGAATATGCAATCTGCCATCCCAAAGAGATCGCCATGGCATCCAGGCGAGCTCGAACTGCAGAAGAGCATCGGTGTTGTGGAAAAGATGGACGACCTCGGACGACGCGTTGTTCGGGATCACCTGATCGAGCAGCATCGCCTGTTCTACCCGCAACTCCCCTTCCTGGTCGTTGGCACCGTTGACGCAGACGGAAACCCGTGGGCGACGATAACAGCCGGACGCCCCGGGTTCCTGCAGCCGACCGACGAGTACACCCTGAATATATCAGCATCACGCGACCCCAGCGATCCGGCCGATGCGGGAATGGGCAATGGTGATGCGATTGGGCTGCTGGGCATTGAACTGCATACCCGCCGCCGCAATCGTCTCAATGGGATGATTGCCCGATCGACGCAAAGTGGTTTCGACCTCAGGGTTGTGCAGAGTTATGGAAATTGTCCGCGCTATATCCAGTCGCGCGACTTCTCCTTTGTCCGCGATCCCGGCGTCCCATTCTCGGGAGAAATTGAAGCGAGTTCGGAACTTGATCGAGAGGCGAGAGACCTCATCGCGTCGGCGGATACGTTCTTTGTCGCCTCCTATTCCGAGGAGGCAGGCAGCCGCCAGGTCGACGTATCCCATCGCGGCGGCAAGCCTGGCTTCGTTCGGATCGGCGCCGACGACGTCCTGACGATTCCTGATTTCGCCGGCAACCTGTTCTTCAACACCCTCGGAAACATCCTCCGCAACGGCCGCGCTGGCCTTCTGTTCGCGGATTTTTTCGTCAGGCGACATGCTTCAGCTCACCGGCAAGGCCGACGTCGTGCTGGACTCGCCGGAGATCGAAAGCTTTCAGGGCGCCGAGCGTCTCTGGCATCTCCGCGTTGAAAAGATCATCCGCCGCAAGGGGGCACTTCCCCTGCGCTGGATCGCACGCGAAGATGGCGCAAGCCCTTATTCGATCATGACAGGCGACTGGCAGCAGGCCGCCGAGCGCATGAACGCCAGAGAACGCGCCGCCCAGTGGCGCCCCTTTCGCATCGAGCGGGTGGTGGACGAAAGCGCGACCATCCGCTCCCTTTACCTCGCCCCGACGGATGGCGCCGGCCTCATCCCGCACAAGGCAGGCCAGCACTTGCCGATACGAGTTCTGTTGCCTGGCGCCGAAACGCCATCCATCCGGACGTACACGCTATCCGTTGCACCGTCGGATAATCTTTATCGGATCAGCGTCAAGCGTGAAGGACAGGTGTCGCAGTATCTGCATCGCCTGTCCGGCGGCGAAACGATCGAGGCGCGC is drawn from Bradyrhizobium prioriisuperbiae and contains these coding sequences:
- a CDS encoding outer membrane protein → MRVSQSSWDATKADGPRCKMRRGLLTAGGGGPVYDVGVIVIIASALLVGIGSAHAADLGARPYTKAPAYVAPQIYDWTGFYVGVNAGIGVGRNRTDHSVLPDVAFGHFYSQPQGFAGGGQLGYNWQTNSSFLGLGPMVFGLEADIQGGDMRDGRTTLLGDFFSTNFNQQIDWFGTVRGRVGIANGPVLSYVTGGYAYGNVKTTTTQTEFFGAVSTASTNRLQSGYVVGSGVEAALGGNWTGKIEYMYVNLGNNTDAFTGAFALPQTVATDVRENIFRVGLNYRIGGNSAYVPVAVANWTGFYLGGNVGSGVARDHSSLSRPLIGEFTETFNLAPDGFNGGMQAGYNWQAGNIVFGLEADIQGSSQRDNKACFDLCLPGVIAIAFDSKLPWFGTARGRIGYSVGSTLFYATAGYAYGGVKTDVTTINFPGIAASTGLRADRGGYAVGGGIETPLTFLGLFGPNWTTKAEYLYVDLGRTTGTVVNAVGATYDLSTKVEEHIFRSGINYHFNSPVVAKY
- a CDS encoding glutathione S-transferase produces the protein MKLFYHPLSGHSHRARLFLSLIGQPFEAVEVDLSKGEHKRPEFLKLNSFGQVPVLVDGKTVISDSNAIMVYVAKKRGEIGWLPEDPTAAAAVQRWLSVAAGQLAFGPAAARLITVFGAKFHPEEVIGRAHALLKVIEEELAARDWLAADHVTIADIAIYSYTARAPEGNVDLSGYPNVRAWLDRIEQLPGFIPFVKTPVGLTAAA
- a CDS encoding NAD(P)/FAD-dependent oxidoreductase encodes the protein MFSSEETRHADLRGGTPPWQRPLQPFRPPPEADIRCDVAIVGAGITGSLAAEHLTSRGLQVCVIDQQKPGLGSTAASTSMLQWEIDNPLRDLASRYGFERAARAYHYSLAAASGLVALANELGIPCQLRPRHSIYLAAGDVDARQLMIEHDLRRRANLPGEFIPRTNLMDHFGFDRDGAIVSPGSADADPLQLASGLLAIALSRQAIVCDAQAVAYHDDSREAIVELESGHVVAARHVVLATGYALPDIVKPQLHQIASSWAIATAVQPPGTLWRDGMLVWEASTDYHYARTTTDGRIVFGVEDDDQLTEPDKRDGCIPAKSATLARALASLRPDADTTIDYAWAGAFGKTDDGLPLIGLVPGHPRIYGAFGYGGNGITFSYLASLIIARMIAGDHRKEFDDFALDRAG